Proteins from a single region of Pseudomonas phenolilytica:
- a CDS encoding c-type cytochrome, which produces MNTLIPALLALAVGAPLQAAEKIRMDDQSQLVASASKAPSEAFFQPPHEEDLPDNAFGKLVQDGRAIFIDTQKYAAEYVGNGMNCTNCHLDQGRKANSAPLWGAYPMYPAYRKKNDKVNSYAERVQGCFQFSMNGKPPAADSHVINALTAYSYWLSTGAPTGQELPGRAYPEVPQPKAGYDIAQGRQVYVEQCAVCHGANGEGQKAGGSYVFPPLWGKESFNWGAGMHRINTAAAFIKQSMPLGKGGSLTDEQAWNVAAFMNSHERPQDPRLIEGSIAKTRDKYHANDGVNLYGKEVNGVLLGQGIK; this is translated from the coding sequence ATGAACACTCTTATCCCAGCGCTCCTGGCTCTGGCTGTTGGCGCGCCGCTGCAGGCCGCCGAAAAGATCCGCATGGACGACCAGTCGCAACTGGTTGCCAGCGCCAGCAAGGCGCCGAGCGAGGCGTTTTTCCAGCCGCCGCATGAGGAGGACCTGCCGGACAATGCCTTCGGCAAGCTGGTGCAGGATGGCCGTGCCATCTTCATCGATACCCAGAAGTACGCTGCCGAATACGTCGGCAATGGCATGAACTGCACCAATTGCCACCTCGACCAGGGACGCAAGGCCAACTCTGCGCCGCTGTGGGGTGCGTATCCGATGTACCCGGCGTATCGCAAGAAGAACGACAAGGTCAACAGCTACGCCGAACGCGTACAGGGCTGCTTCCAGTTCAGCATGAACGGCAAGCCGCCGGCGGCCGACAGCCATGTGATCAACGCGCTGACGGCCTATTCCTACTGGCTGTCTACGGGCGCGCCGACCGGCCAGGAACTGCCTGGCCGCGCCTACCCCGAGGTCCCGCAACCGAAGGCAGGTTACGACATTGCCCAGGGCAGGCAGGTGTATGTCGAGCAGTGCGCGGTTTGCCACGGCGCCAATGGCGAGGGGCAGAAGGCGGGCGGCAGCTATGTGTTCCCGCCGCTCTGGGGCAAGGAGTCGTTCAACTGGGGCGCGGGGATGCACCGCATCAACACCGCTGCGGCGTTCATCAAGCAGAGCATGCCGCTGGGCAAGGGCGGCTCGCTGACCGACGAGCAGGCGTGGAACGTCGCCGCCTTCATGAACAGCCATGAGCGCCCGCAGGATCCGCGGCTGATCGAGGGATCGATCGCGAAGACCCGCGACAAATACCACGCCAACGACGGGGTGAATCTGTACGGCAAGGAGGTCAATGGCGTGCTGCTCGGCCAGGGCATCAAGTGA
- a CDS encoding beta-ketoacyl-ACP synthase III, with protein sequence MYDVVISGTGLYTPASSISNEELVASFNAYVQRFNSDHAAAIAAGEVEALAESSVAFIEKASGIKSRYVTDKTGILDPERMVPRIPERSNEEWSILCEMSVKAAEEALARAGKTAADIDGVIVACSNLQRPYPAIAIEVQAALGIKGFGFDMNVACSSATFGIQNAVNSVKLGQARAILMVNPEICTGHMNFRDRDSHFIFGDACTAVIIERADLATSEHQWDVVSTKLVTEFSNNIRNNFGFLNRAAEEHKDDPDKLFIQEGRKVFKEVCPMVAELIGAHLQESGIAVESVKRFWLHQANLNMNHLIVRRLLGRDATEQEAPVILDTYANTSSAGSVIAFHKHQDDLPSGSLGVLSSFGAGYSIGSVILRKR encoded by the coding sequence GTGTACGACGTCGTCATCAGCGGTACCGGCCTTTACACCCCTGCCAGCAGCATTTCCAACGAAGAACTGGTGGCGTCGTTCAACGCCTACGTGCAGCGCTTCAACAGCGACCACGCGGCTGCCATCGCCGCCGGTGAGGTCGAAGCGCTGGCCGAGTCGAGCGTAGCCTTCATCGAAAAGGCCTCGGGCATCAAGAGCCGTTACGTCACCGACAAGACCGGCATTCTCGATCCCGAGCGCATGGTTCCGCGCATTCCCGAGCGTAGCAACGAGGAATGGTCGATCCTCTGCGAAATGTCGGTCAAGGCGGCGGAAGAGGCGTTGGCGCGGGCCGGCAAGACGGCCGCCGATATCGATGGCGTGATCGTTGCCTGTTCCAACCTGCAGCGGCCGTATCCGGCCATCGCCATCGAAGTGCAGGCCGCGCTGGGTATCAAGGGCTTCGGCTTCGACATGAACGTGGCCTGTTCCTCGGCGACCTTCGGCATCCAGAACGCGGTGAACAGCGTCAAGCTAGGCCAGGCGCGGGCGATTCTGATGGTCAACCCGGAAATCTGCACTGGCCACATGAACTTCCGCGACCGCGACAGCCATTTCATCTTCGGCGACGCCTGCACTGCGGTGATCATCGAGCGTGCCGATCTGGCGACCTCCGAACACCAGTGGGATGTGGTCAGCACCAAGCTGGTGACCGAGTTCTCCAACAACATCCGCAACAACTTCGGCTTCCTCAACCGCGCCGCCGAAGAGCACAAGGACGATCCGGACAAGCTGTTCATCCAGGAAGGCCGTAAGGTGTTCAAGGAAGTCTGCCCGATGGTCGCCGAACTGATCGGTGCGCACCTGCAGGAAAGCGGTATCGCGGTGGAGTCGGTCAAGCGCTTCTGGCTGCACCAGGCCAACCTCAACATGAACCACCTGATCGTGCGCCGGCTGCTGGGCCGAGACGCTACCGAGCAGGAAGCGCCGGTGATTCTCGACACTTACGCCAACACCAGCTCGGCCGGTTCGGTGATCGCCTTCCACAAGCACCAGGATGACCTGCCCAGCGGCAGCCTAGGGGTGCTCAGCTCGTTCGGCGCCGGCTACTCGATCGGCAGCGTGATCCTGCGCAAGCGTTGA
- a CDS encoding SufE family protein, with protein MSALPSRAEQALAAFGAAPGWEQRARLLMQWGEQLEPLADSERCEANRVRGCESQVWLVGERRDGRWHLRASSDARLLRGLLAVLLARIDGLEDSELARVDPNAWFSELGLARQLSPSRSNGMHAVLQRVRELTAG; from the coding sequence ATGAGCGCCCTGCCCTCGCGCGCCGAACAGGCGCTCGCCGCCTTCGGCGCCGCGCCAGGCTGGGAGCAGCGCGCACGCCTGCTGATGCAGTGGGGCGAACAGCTGGAACCACTCGCCGACAGCGAGCGCTGCGAGGCGAATCGGGTCCGTGGCTGCGAAAGTCAGGTCTGGCTGGTCGGCGAGCGGCGCGACGGCCGCTGGCATTTGCGCGCCAGCAGCGATGCACGCCTGTTGCGCGGCCTGCTGGCGGTGCTGCTGGCCCGTATCGATGGACTGGAGGACAGCGAACTGGCGCGCGTGGATCCGAACGCGTGGTTCAGCGAACTCGGGCTGGCGCGCCAGCTGTCACCGTCGCGCAGCAACGGCATGCATGCCGTGCTGCAGCGGGTGCGCGAGCTGACGGCGGGCTGA
- a CDS encoding aminotransferase class V-fold PLP-dependent enzyme — protein MILHSPWRADFPALAVLEAQGQTYLDSAATAQKPQALIDALTGYYTCGAANVHRAQHQPAERATRAFEDARIKVARWLNAAGPTEIVFTRGATEALNLLAYGLEHLLQAGDEIVISALEHHANLLPWQQLALRRGARLVVLPLDAQGLIDLPAAAALIGPRTRLLAVSQLSNVLGSWQPLQALLSLARAQGALTIVDGAQGVVHGRHDLQALACDFYVMSSHKLYGPDGVGVLYGRGESLLQLRHWQFGGEMVRVAEYHSAEFHAAPLGFEAGTPPIAGVIGLGASLDYLAGLDAAAVEAHEQTLHRALLDGLRQREGVRLLGAPSVALASFVVDGVHHADLAHLLTEQGIAVRSGNHCAMPLMKELGLSGAIRVSLGLYNDGGDLRRFFEALDRSLELLR, from the coding sequence ATGATTTTGCATTCCCCCTGGCGTGCCGACTTCCCGGCCCTGGCCGTGCTCGAAGCCCAGGGTCAGACCTATCTCGACAGCGCCGCCACCGCGCAGAAGCCGCAGGCGCTGATCGACGCGCTGACCGGTTACTACACCTGCGGCGCCGCCAACGTGCACCGCGCCCAGCACCAGCCGGCCGAACGCGCCACGCGCGCCTTCGAGGACGCGCGGATCAAGGTCGCGCGGTGGTTAAACGCCGCCGGCCCGACCGAGATCGTCTTTACCCGTGGCGCCACCGAGGCGCTGAACCTGCTGGCCTACGGGCTGGAGCATCTGCTGCAGGCCGGCGACGAGATCGTCATCAGTGCACTGGAGCACCATGCCAATCTGCTGCCCTGGCAGCAGCTCGCCCTGCGCCGGGGTGCCCGCCTGGTGGTGCTGCCGCTGGATGCGCAAGGCCTTATCGACCTGCCGGCCGCTGCGGCACTGATCGGCCCGCGCACCCGCCTGCTCGCGGTAAGCCAGCTATCCAACGTACTGGGCAGCTGGCAACCGCTGCAGGCGCTGCTGTCGCTGGCCAGGGCGCAGGGCGCGCTGACCATCGTCGACGGTGCGCAGGGCGTGGTGCACGGTCGCCACGACCTGCAGGCGCTCGCCTGCGATTTCTACGTGATGTCCAGCCACAAGCTCTACGGGCCGGACGGCGTCGGCGTGCTCTATGGCCGTGGCGAGTCGTTACTGCAGCTCAGGCACTGGCAGTTCGGCGGCGAGATGGTGCGCGTCGCCGAATACCACAGCGCCGAATTCCACGCGGCGCCGCTCGGCTTCGAAGCGGGCACGCCGCCGATCGCTGGAGTGATCGGCCTGGGCGCCAGTCTGGATTACCTCGCCGGGCTGGACGCGGCAGCGGTCGAGGCGCACGAACAGACGCTGCATCGCGCCCTGCTCGACGGCCTGCGCCAGCGCGAAGGCGTGCGCCTGCTCGGCGCGCCCAGCGTCGCGCTCGCCAGCTTCGTCGTCGACGGCGTACACCATGCCGATCTGGCGCACCTGCTCACCGAGCAGGGCATCGCCGTGCGCAGCGGCAACCACTGCGCGATGCCGCTGATGAAGGAACTGGGCCTGAGCGGCGCGATCCGTGTATCGCTCGGTCTGTACAACGACGGCGGCGACCTGCGGCGCTTCTTCGAGGCGCTGGATCGCAGCCTGGAGCTGTTGCGATGA
- the dapD gene encoding 2,3,4,5-tetrahydropyridine-2,6-dicarboxylate N-succinyltransferase has product MSTTLFSLAFGVGTQNRQGDWLEVFYSLPLLQPAGELIAAISPILGYTGGNQAIAITINQAAELADAVKALDAKQHALLTRLAESQRPLVVTLLAEDAAPTSTPEAYLKLHLLSHRLVKPHGLNLSGIFALLPNVAWTSQGAVDLAELGERQLEARLKGELLEVFSVDKFPKMTDYVVPTGVRIADSARVRLGAYVGEGTTVMHEGFINFNAGTAGPGMIEGRVSAGVFVGKGSDLGGGCSTMGTLSGGGNIVISVGEGCLIGANAGIGIPLGDRNTVESGLYITAGTKVSLLDENSQLVQVVKARDLAGQPDLLFRRNSQTGAVECKTHKSAIELNEALHAHN; this is encoded by the coding sequence ATGTCTACCACTCTCTTCAGCCTGGCCTTCGGTGTCGGCACCCAGAATCGCCAGGGCGACTGGCTGGAAGTCTTCTACTCGCTGCCGCTGCTGCAGCCGGCCGGCGAGCTGATCGCGGCGATCAGCCCGATTCTCGGCTACACCGGCGGCAACCAGGCCATCGCCATCACCATCAACCAGGCCGCCGAGCTGGCCGATGCGGTCAAGGCGCTCGATGCCAAGCAGCACGCCCTGCTCACGCGTCTGGCCGAGAGCCAGAGGCCGCTGGTGGTGACCCTGCTGGCCGAGGATGCCGCGCCGACCTCGACGCCCGAGGCCTACCTCAAGCTGCACCTGCTCTCGCATCGCCTGGTCAAGCCGCACGGCCTGAACCTCTCCGGCATTTTCGCGCTGCTGCCCAATGTTGCCTGGACCAGCCAGGGCGCCGTCGATCTGGCCGAACTGGGCGAGCGCCAGCTGGAAGCCCGCCTGAAGGGCGAGCTGCTGGAAGTCTTCTCGGTGGACAAGTTCCCGAAGATGACCGACTACGTGGTCCCGACCGGCGTGCGCATCGCCGACAGCGCCCGCGTGCGCCTGGGTGCCTATGTCGGCGAAGGCACCACGGTGATGCACGAAGGCTTCATCAACTTCAACGCCGGCACCGCCGGCCCGGGGATGATCGAAGGGCGTGTGTCGGCCGGTGTGTTCGTCGGCAAGGGTTCGGACCTCGGCGGTGGCTGCTCGACGATGGGCACCCTGTCCGGCGGCGGCAACATCGTGATCTCCGTGGGCGAAGGCTGCCTGATTGGCGCCAACGCCGGCATCGGTATCCCGCTGGGCGACCGCAACACCGTCGAATCCGGTCTGTACATCACCGCCGGGACCAAGGTCAGCCTGCTCGACGAGAACAGCCAGTTGGTGCAGGTGGTCAAGGCACGCGATCTGGCCGGTCAGCCGGACCTGCTGTTCCGCCGCAACTCGCAGACCGGCGCGGTGGAGTGCAAGACCCACAAGTCGGCGATCGAGCTGAACGAAGCACTGCACGCGCACAACTGA
- a CDS encoding ArsC family reductase produces MPNDNQGICLYGIKACDTMKKARSWLDEQQVDYAFHDYKSAGIDRAHLQAWCDEHGWQTVLNRAGTTFRKLDDAQKTDLDQDKAIELMLAQPSMIKRPVLDLGSRTLIGFKPDLYAAALANTN; encoded by the coding sequence ATGCCCAACGATAACCAGGGAATTTGCCTGTATGGCATCAAGGCCTGCGACACGATGAAGAAGGCCCGCAGCTGGCTCGACGAGCAGCAAGTGGACTATGCCTTCCATGACTACAAGAGTGCCGGCATCGACCGCGCTCACTTGCAGGCCTGGTGCGACGAACATGGCTGGCAGACGGTGCTGAACCGCGCCGGCACGACCTTCCGCAAGCTGGATGACGCGCAGAAAACCGATCTCGACCAGGACAAGGCCATCGAACTGATGCTGGCCCAGCCGTCGATGATCAAACGCCCGGTGCTCGATCTGGGCAGCCGGACCCTGATCGGCTTCAAGCCCGATCTCTATGCCGCCGCATTGGCGAACACGAACTGA
- a CDS encoding thioredoxin family protein, which produces MTMTEEYAASEPSRAAVDALDGLTLLEFGAPWCGHCRAAQQPLAQVLAERPALRHLKIEDGPGRPLGRSFRVKLWPTLILLRQGVEIARAVRPTTTDAIEQILGDAGQA; this is translated from the coding sequence ATGACCATGACCGAAGAATATGCCGCGAGCGAACCCAGCCGCGCGGCGGTCGATGCCCTCGACGGGCTGACACTGCTGGAGTTCGGCGCACCCTGGTGCGGTCATTGCCGTGCTGCCCAGCAACCGCTGGCACAGGTTCTGGCCGAGCGTCCGGCGCTGCGTCACCTGAAGATCGAGGACGGCCCCGGCCGTCCGCTCGGACGCTCGTTCCGCGTCAAGCTGTGGCCCACACTGATCCTGCTGCGCCAGGGCGTCGAGATAGCACGCGCGGTTCGCCCAACCACCACCGATGCCATCGAGCAGATCCTCGGCGATGCCGGCCAGGCCTGA
- the dapC gene encoding succinyldiaminopimelate transaminase, which produces MNDALSLLQPYPFEKLRALLTGVVPPADKRPIALSIGEPKHRSPDFVAQALRDNLDQLAVYPTTLGIPALREAIAGWCERRFGLAAGAVDPARQVLPVNGTREALFAFTQAVVSRAADGLVISPNPFYQIYEGAALLAGATPHYLPCLAENGFNPDFDAVPSDVWQRCQILFLCSPGNPTGALVPLQTLQKLIALADEHDFVIAADECYSELYFDEANPPAGLLSACAALGRHDYKRCVVFHSLSKRSNLPGLRSGFVAGDADILKAFLLYRTYHGCAMPVQTQLASVAAWNDEIHVRANRELYRAKYDAALQILAPVLDVQRPDGGFYLWAKTPGDDQAFTRELFAEEHVTVVPGSYLSREIDGLNPGAGRVRMALVAPLAECSEAAQRIRNFLERR; this is translated from the coding sequence ATGAACGACGCACTGTCCCTGCTGCAGCCCTACCCCTTCGAGAAACTGCGTGCCCTGCTCACCGGCGTAGTGCCGCCAGCAGACAAGCGACCGATCGCACTGTCGATCGGGGAACCCAAGCATCGCTCGCCGGACTTCGTCGCCCAGGCGCTGAGGGACAACCTCGATCAGTTGGCGGTCTACCCGACCACGCTGGGCATCCCGGCGCTGCGCGAAGCGATTGCCGGCTGGTGCGAGCGGCGCTTCGGCCTGGCCGCGGGCGCGGTCGATCCGGCCCGGCAGGTGCTGCCGGTCAACGGCACGCGCGAGGCGCTGTTCGCCTTCACCCAGGCCGTGGTCAGCCGCGCCGCCGACGGCCTGGTGATCAGTCCCAACCCGTTCTATCAGATCTACGAGGGCGCGGCGCTGTTGGCCGGCGCCACGCCGCACTATCTGCCGTGCCTGGCCGAGAACGGCTTCAATCCGGATTTCGATGCGGTGCCGAGCGACGTCTGGCAGCGCTGCCAGATCCTGTTCCTCTGCTCGCCGGGCAACCCTACCGGGGCACTGGTACCGCTGCAGACGCTGCAGAAACTTATCGCCCTGGCCGACGAGCACGACTTCGTGATCGCCGCCGACGAGTGCTACAGCGAACTCTACTTCGACGAGGCCAACCCGCCGGCCGGCCTGCTGAGCGCTTGCGCCGCGCTCGGTCGCCACGACTACAAGCGCTGCGTGGTGTTCCACAGCCTGTCCAAGCGCTCCAACTTGCCGGGCCTGCGCTCGGGTTTTGTCGCCGGCGATGCCGACATCCTCAAGGCCTTCCTGCTCTACCGCACCTACCACGGCTGCGCCATGCCGGTGCAGACCCAGTTGGCCAGCGTGGCGGCGTGGAACGACGAGATTCACGTGCGCGCCAACCGCGAGCTGTACCGGGCGAAGTACGACGCCGCGCTGCAGATTCTCGCGCCGGTGCTCGACGTGCAGCGTCCCGATGGCGGCTTCTACCTGTGGGCGAAGACGCCGGGCGACGATCAGGCCTTCACCCGCGAGCTGTTCGCCGAAGAGCACGTCACCGTGGTGCCGGGTTCCTACCTGTCGCGGGAGATCGACGGTCTTAACCCCGGCGCCGGTCGGGTGCGCATGGCGCTGGTGGCCCCGCTGGCCGAATGCAGCGAGGCCGCACAGCGCATCCGCAACTTCCTCGAACGCCGCTGA
- a CDS encoding COG3650 family protein produces the protein MTAARALLLVLLPLFAGCQSLFRTEAPAPAGDRLQGMLTRQGDAWQLQPCGQLPALRLRDIKDGGLLQPASELMADGQAQLFADVRGALDLQHATLAVHRLYRLQGEGPGCNDKNFSRLILRASGNEPDWSLLVTSDGLLLERPGEPALALPYLEEQLPEGQLAFTSEANRQRLQLWVTPQRCQDSASGAVTHLSAQLRLDDGKVLRGCAYYGGARND, from the coding sequence ATGACCGCCGCTCGCGCCCTGTTGCTCGTCCTGCTGCCACTGTTCGCTGGTTGCCAGTCGCTATTTCGCACCGAGGCACCTGCGCCGGCCGGTGATCGTCTGCAGGGCATGCTGACGCGCCAGGGCGATGCCTGGCAGCTGCAACCGTGCGGTCAGTTGCCGGCGCTGCGGTTACGTGACATCAAGGACGGCGGCCTGCTCCAGCCGGCCAGCGAGCTGATGGCGGACGGACAGGCGCAGCTGTTCGCCGATGTACGCGGAGCGCTCGATCTGCAGCACGCCACGCTGGCGGTGCATCGCCTCTACCGCCTACAGGGCGAAGGTCCCGGTTGCAACGATAAGAATTTCTCACGCCTGATCCTGCGCGCCAGCGGCAACGAGCCCGACTGGAGCCTGCTGGTCACCAGCGACGGTTTGCTGCTCGAACGCCCGGGCGAACCCGCGCTTGCCCTACCCTATCTGGAAGAACAGCTGCCCGAGGGCCAGCTGGCCTTCACCAGCGAGGCCAACCGGCAAAGGCTGCAGCTCTGGGTCACGCCACAGCGCTGCCAGGACAGCGCCAGCGGCGCCGTCACGCACCTGAGCGCGCAGCTGCGCCTGGATGACGGCAAGGTCCTGCGCGGGTGCGCCTACTACGGCGGCGCCCGCAACGATTGA
- a CDS encoding DUF3108 domain-containing protein, with amino-acid sequence MRRALLLALAVLALPAHALELKPFSASYTADWTQVPVSGTAERSLAKLQDGRWQLDFEASMLVASFSERSTFRIEGDTFLPDSYRLERGGLGKGKKIKHDFDWQAKQVVGSDRGDPVKLTLHRGLLDKSTYQVALQQEVAAGKQSMSYQVVDGDEIETYDFRVLGEEKVDTQAGQVDAIKVERVRDPTQSKRETILWFAKDWNYLLVRLHQVEKDGKQYQIMLQEGSVDGRAVKGN; translated from the coding sequence ATGCGTCGCGCCTTGCTGCTCGCTCTCGCCGTGCTGGCCCTGCCGGCCCACGCGCTGGAGCTCAAGCCCTTCTCCGCCAGCTACACCGCCGACTGGACGCAGGTACCGGTCAGCGGCACCGCCGAACGCAGCCTGGCGAAACTGCAGGACGGCCGCTGGCAGCTCGATTTCGAGGCTTCGATGCTGGTTGCCAGCTTCAGCGAGCGCAGCACGTTTCGCATCGAGGGCGACACCTTCCTGCCAGATAGCTATCGCCTCGAACGCGGCGGCCTGGGCAAGGGTAAGAAGATCAAGCACGACTTCGACTGGCAGGCCAAGCAGGTGGTCGGCAGCGACCGCGGCGATCCGGTCAAGCTGACGCTGCATCGCGGCCTGCTGGACAAATCGACCTATCAGGTCGCTCTGCAGCAGGAAGTGGCGGCAGGCAAGCAGAGCATGAGTTACCAGGTGGTCGACGGCGACGAGATCGAAACCTACGACTTCCGCGTGCTCGGTGAGGAAAAGGTCGACACCCAGGCCGGCCAGGTCGACGCGATCAAGGTCGAGCGCGTGCGCGATCCGACGCAGAGCAAGCGCGAGACCATCCTCTGGTTCGCCAAGGACTGGAACTACCTGCTGGTGCGCCTGCATCAGGTGGAAAAGGATGGCAAGCAGTACCAGATCATGCTGCAGGAAGGCAGCGTCGACGGCCGCGCCGTCAAAGGCAACTGA
- the purN gene encoding phosphoribosylglycinamide formyltransferase gives MPCNVVVLISGSGSNLQALIDSQSDSNPARIGAVISNRADAYGLQRAQAAGIPTQVLSHREFADREAFDTALMAAIDAFQPDLVVLAGFMRILTPGFVRHYQGRLLNIHPSLLPRHKGLDTHNRAVAAGDTEHGCSVHFVTEELDGGPVAIQAAIPIRADESVAQLTDRVHVEEHRIYPLAVRWFAEGRLRLGEQGAMLDGEKLPASGHLIRT, from the coding sequence ATGCCCTGCAACGTCGTCGTCCTGATCTCCGGGTCCGGCAGCAATCTGCAGGCGCTGATCGACAGCCAGAGCGACAGCAACCCGGCACGCATTGGCGCGGTGATCTCCAACCGCGCCGATGCCTACGGACTGCAGCGCGCCCAGGCCGCCGGCATACCCACTCAGGTGCTGTCGCACCGTGAGTTCGCCGACCGCGAGGCTTTCGATACAGCACTGATGGCGGCCATCGACGCCTTCCAGCCGGATCTGGTCGTGCTCGCCGGCTTCATGCGCATCCTCACGCCCGGCTTCGTCCGCCATTATCAGGGGCGCCTGCTGAACATCCATCCGTCGCTGCTGCCCCGGCACAAGGGGCTGGATACGCACAACCGCGCCGTGGCTGCCGGTGATACCGAACACGGCTGCAGCGTGCACTTCGTCACCGAAGAGCTGGACGGCGGACCGGTGGCGATCCAGGCGGCGATCCCGATTCGCGCGGATGAAAGCGTCGCGCAACTGACCGACCGCGTACATGTCGAAGAACATCGCATCTACCCGCTCGCCGTTCGCTGGTTCGCCGAAGGGCGCTTGCGCCTCGGCGAGCAGGGCGCGATGCTGGACGGCGAAAAACTGCCGGCCTCCGGCCATCTGATACGAACCTAG
- the purM gene encoding phosphoribosylformylglycinamidine cyclo-ligase, which yields MSKQPSISYKDAGVDIDAGEALVERIKGVAKRTARPEVMGGLGGFGALCEIPAGYKQPVLVSGTDGVGTKLRLALNLNKHDSIGQDLVAMCVNDLVVCGAEPLFFLDYYATGKLNVDVAATVVTGIGAGCELAGCSLVGGETAEMPGMYEGEDYDLAGFCVGVVEKAEIIDGSKVATGDALIALPSSGPHSNGYSLIRKIIEVAGADIESVQLDGKPLADLLMAPTRIYVKPLLKLIKDTGAVKAMAHITGGGLLDNIPRVLPEGAQAVIDVASWTRPAVFDWLQDKGNVDEHEMHRVLNCGVGMVICVAQDQVDAALTNLRASGEQPWVIGRIAEAAEGAAQVQLNNLKAH from the coding sequence ATGAGCAAGCAACCCTCCATTAGCTACAAGGACGCTGGCGTCGACATCGATGCAGGCGAAGCGCTGGTCGAGCGCATCAAGGGCGTGGCCAAGCGTACCGCGCGCCCTGAAGTGATGGGCGGCCTGGGTGGCTTCGGCGCGCTGTGCGAGATTCCGGCCGGTTACAAGCAGCCAGTGCTGGTGTCCGGCACCGATGGCGTCGGCACCAAGCTGCGCCTGGCGCTGAACCTGAACAAACACGACAGCATCGGCCAGGATCTGGTTGCCATGTGCGTCAATGACCTCGTCGTCTGTGGCGCCGAACCGCTGTTCTTCCTCGACTACTACGCCACCGGCAAGCTCAACGTCGACGTGGCCGCCACGGTGGTCACCGGCATCGGCGCCGGTTGCGAACTGGCCGGCTGCTCGCTGGTCGGCGGCGAAACCGCCGAAATGCCCGGCATGTACGAGGGCGAGGATTACGACCTGGCCGGCTTCTGCGTCGGCGTGGTGGAGAAGGCCGAGATCATTGATGGCTCGAAGGTGGCCACTGGCGACGCGCTGATCGCCCTGCCCTCCTCCGGCCCGCATTCCAACGGTTACTCGCTGATCCGCAAGATCATCGAAGTCGCCGGCGCCGATATCGAGAGCGTGCAGCTCGACGGCAAGCCGCTGGCCGATCTGCTGATGGCGCCGACGCGCATCTACGTCAAGCCGCTGCTGAAACTCATCAAGGACACCGGCGCGGTCAAGGCCATGGCCCACATCACCGGCGGCGGTCTGCTCGACAACATCCCGCGCGTGCTGCCCGAAGGCGCCCAGGCGGTGATCGACGTGGCCAGCTGGACCCGCCCGGCGGTGTTCGACTGGCTGCAGGACAAAGGCAACGTCGACGAGCACGAGATGCACCGTGTGCTCAACTGCGGCGTCGGCATGGTCATCTGCGTCGCCCAGGACCAGGTCGACGCCGCACTGACCAACCTGCGCGCCAGCGGTGAGCAGCCGTGGGTGATCGGCCGAATCGCCGAAGCCGCCGAAGGCGCGGCGCAGGTCCAGCTGAACAACCTGAAAGCCCACTGA